One genomic region from Bacillus sp. SLBN-46 encodes:
- a CDS encoding ABC transporter ATP-binding protein codes for MSPLIELKNITFNAHDRTILTIPDFHIHEGEFLGIMGPNGAGKSTLLKVLAFLERQTRGDILYRGQAIPKGNVPLELRRKFSIALQQTLLLDGTVFQNIAIGLTLRKVPKSIIKEKVAHWMEVFGITHLAKKNALYLSGGEAQRVNLARAMIVEPEILFLDEPFSALDFPTKIKLMEDFKRIIEEANTTAVFVSHDLMEIHYLTNQLAIIVNGEVKQTGPTSRVLDQPNAATSPFLNEWKKFFPVAR; via the coding sequence ATGAGCCCACTAATTGAGTTGAAGAATATCACTTTTAACGCGCATGATCGAACAATTCTCACGATTCCGGATTTCCATATTCATGAGGGAGAGTTTCTTGGCATCATGGGGCCGAATGGTGCAGGAAAAAGTACACTGCTGAAGGTGCTTGCTTTTCTTGAAAGGCAAACAAGGGGTGATATACTTTATCGTGGACAGGCCATCCCAAAAGGAAATGTCCCTCTAGAGTTACGACGGAAATTCTCGATTGCTCTTCAACAGACCTTACTTCTAGATGGAACTGTTTTTCAAAACATTGCTATTGGGTTAACCTTAAGAAAGGTTCCAAAAAGCATCATAAAGGAGAAAGTGGCTCATTGGATGGAGGTATTCGGCATCACTCATCTAGCGAAGAAAAATGCCTTGTACTTATCCGGTGGTGAGGCACAAAGGGTCAATTTGGCACGAGCAATGATTGTGGAACCAGAAATTCTGTTTCTAGATGAGCCTTTTTCTGCTTTAGATTTCCCGACTAAGATTAAGCTAATGGAAGATTTCAAGCGAATTATTGAGGAAGCGAACACGACGGCTGTGTTTGTCAGCCATGATTTGATGGAGATTCATTATCTCACAAACCAGCTCGCCATTATTGTCAATGGAGAAGTGAAGCAAACGGGGCCAACTTCCCGGGTGTTAGATCAGCCGAATGCAGCCACCTCCCCTTTCCTAAATGAATGGAAAAAGTTCTTCCCAGTCGCACGTTAA
- a CDS encoding HAMP domain-containing sensor histidine kinase, producing the protein MNKISFKIGLLFFLAIFLLETISMFFLHNNIIHSRVHEELSALQTRGNNHREVLEASFHDETIRHIAMMEAQTDTQVILTKPDGSIYMSSNKVTDEMKQILRDTPKKIPHEGLILEDNWKNATYIASISPVVIDQQINGYVYMFQNTQKIKNLISGLNQHFLLAGLLSLLFMIIIIVFLTKVVTLPLIKMSEATKRISKGDLSVSLPKLGKDEIGDLGESIKVLASDLEILKNERNEFLASISHELRTPLTYIKGYADIARRKETNEQERKQYLDIIHEESLKLSNLVKELFNLAKMDENSFSIEKEEVHLRPYFQGIIEKVSPALKEQHMDLFLDCPNDLYLSIDPIRFEQVILNLLDNARKYSEPHSLIRVDAKQISGKIHIRVQDEGKGIPEEDLPRIFERFYRVDKSRTRALGGSGLGLAIVKQLVEAHGGTVEVKSSTNKGTTFEIVL; encoded by the coding sequence ATGAATAAAATATCATTTAAAATAGGCTTGCTTTTCTTCTTAGCCATTTTTCTACTAGAAACGATTTCGATGTTCTTTTTGCATAATAATATTATTCATTCCCGCGTGCATGAGGAGCTGTCTGCACTCCAGACCAGGGGGAATAACCATCGGGAAGTATTAGAGGCTTCATTTCATGATGAAACAATTAGACATATTGCTATGATGGAAGCCCAGACAGATACACAAGTAATCCTTACGAAGCCAGATGGATCCATTTATATGTCATCAAATAAAGTAACAGATGAAATGAAGCAAATTCTCCGTGATACACCGAAGAAGATACCACATGAAGGACTTATCTTAGAAGACAATTGGAAAAATGCTACGTATATTGCTTCAATTAGTCCTGTTGTCATTGATCAACAGATTAATGGCTATGTATACATGTTTCAAAATACACAAAAAATTAAAAACTTAATCTCCGGACTTAACCAGCATTTTCTGCTTGCCGGACTGCTTTCTCTTTTATTTATGATTATCATCATTGTGTTTTTGACCAAAGTGGTCACGCTTCCGCTAATTAAAATGAGTGAGGCGACCAAACGAATCAGTAAAGGTGACCTCAGCGTCTCTTTGCCAAAGTTGGGGAAAGACGAAATCGGGGATCTGGGGGAGTCCATTAAAGTCTTAGCGAGTGATCTAGAAATTTTAAAGAATGAACGAAATGAATTCCTGGCAAGTATTTCACACGAGCTGCGAACGCCATTAACTTATATTAAGGGCTATGCAGATATCGCTCGACGTAAGGAAACGAATGAACAGGAGCGGAAACAGTATTTAGACATCATCCATGAAGAGTCACTGAAGTTATCTAACCTGGTAAAGGAACTTTTTAATTTGGCGAAAATGGATGAAAATTCGTTTTCTATTGAAAAAGAAGAGGTTCATCTACGTCCCTATTTCCAAGGAATCATTGAAAAAGTTTCTCCGGCACTGAAAGAACAGCATATGGACCTTTTTCTTGATTGCCCGAATGATCTTTATTTATCGATTGACCCAATCAGATTTGAACAGGTCATTCTAAATCTGCTGGATAATGCACGGAAATATTCGGAGCCTCATAGCTTAATTAGAGTTGATGCAAAACAAATTAGTGGAAAAATTCATATACGAGTACAAGATGAAGGGAAAGGTATTCCTGAAGAGGATTTACCTCGCATCTTTGAACGCTTCTACCGTGTGGATAAATCAAGAACCCGTGCACTTGGCGGCTCGGGGCTTGGACTAGCTATTGTAAAACAATTGGTCGAGGCGCACGGTGGTACCGTGGAGGTAAAGAGCAGCACGAATAAAGGAACAACATTTGAGATTGTTCTTTAA
- a CDS encoding response regulator transcription factor translates to MKILLVDDERRIIEVLEAYLEREGYEIHSADNGIDALKKAKSINPDLIILDLMLPDISGEEVCRLVRKESDVPILMLTAKSAEDDRINGIVMGADDYLTKPFSPREVVVRVQAILRRVKKTEKVQLLEFNGKKLVVDIIKKEVKVNGEYVTLTPIEYKLLTNMAENPGRVYSRMDLLEKIQDEGMYYEGYERSVDTHIKNLRKKIEQDTRQPDFIVTVFGMGYKFGGVLDAANTPV, encoded by the coding sequence ATGAAAATATTATTAGTGGATGATGAACGTAGAATTATAGAAGTTCTCGAGGCCTACTTAGAGAGAGAAGGCTATGAAATTCACAGTGCTGATAATGGAATAGATGCTTTAAAGAAGGCGAAAAGCATAAATCCTGACTTAATTATATTAGACCTTATGCTGCCCGATATTTCTGGGGAAGAGGTTTGTCGGCTCGTACGGAAGGAATCAGATGTTCCCATTCTGATGCTTACGGCCAAATCGGCAGAGGATGACCGAATCAACGGAATTGTTATGGGTGCAGATGACTACTTAACGAAGCCATTTAGTCCTCGGGAAGTGGTTGTACGCGTTCAGGCAATTTTAAGGCGTGTCAAAAAGACGGAGAAAGTACAACTCCTTGAATTCAACGGAAAAAAATTAGTGGTAGACATTATAAAGAAAGAAGTCAAAGTAAACGGAGAATATGTGACATTAACACCTATCGAATACAAGCTATTAACGAATATGGCGGAAAATCCAGGTCGTGTATACAGTCGAATGGATTTATTAGAGAAAATTCAGGACGAGGGCATGTATTATGAAGGCTATGAACGCAGTGTGGATACACATATTAAAAACCTCCGCAAAAAAATAGAGCAAGATACACGACAGCCGGATTTCATCGTTACTGTTTTTGGGATGGGCTATAAATTTGGAGGGGTATTAGATGCTGCAAACACTCCGGTCTAA
- a CDS encoding ATP-binding protein gives MLQTLRSKILFYLVLISMIGILIVSFFIQYGFEESFNSYLDHNREKKIDRIITEIEKDYRKNGHFTSDPVYGLLHEHAMTDQLYFQLYDRFGQLQMDSSNIRSMLNSFGLTEPAPDGEEWHSKSYTLKVNNTIIGKLVAIYPKGLIDDEYTFIQSIQLYIYAAVCLTIVLAIVFSMLFSKKLTSGLKKLSFAANELQQHNLDIRIPLSGLPTEVKQIAISFNNLAESLAREEMLRKQFTGDLAHELRTPLATLRSQIEAFQDGIWEPTPQRLQVSHEELMRLVRLVNELEKLLAAENPQIRLEKIELEAGSVLEALYEMFMPIFKEKGVHLHIEEPKQEELFEADKDKLMQILSNILNNALKYTPEGKNVTLSVQADKEGYVGFKIQDEGSGMAEDDIPHIFERFYRGDKSRDRKTGGVGIGLSIVKALMDAHKGLIKVKSKLNKGTSITLWFPQEY, from the coding sequence ATGCTGCAAACACTCCGGTCTAAAATCCTATTTTATTTAGTTTTGATATCCATGATCGGAATCTTAATCGTCAGTTTTTTTATTCAATATGGATTTGAAGAGAGCTTTAATAGTTATTTAGACCATAACAGAGAAAAGAAGATTGATCGGATTATCACGGAAATTGAGAAGGATTATAGGAAGAATGGACATTTTACCAGTGATCCTGTGTATGGTCTGTTGCACGAGCATGCAATGACTGATCAGCTTTATTTTCAATTATATGATCGGTTTGGACAACTGCAGATGGATTCTTCTAACATTCGGAGCATGCTGAATAGCTTCGGTTTGACTGAACCAGCACCGGATGGGGAGGAGTGGCATTCCAAGTCCTACACACTGAAGGTGAATAATACCATCATTGGGAAACTGGTGGCCATTTATCCTAAAGGCTTAATTGATGATGAATATACGTTTATCCAATCTATCCAACTCTATATTTACGCAGCGGTATGTTTAACGATTGTTCTAGCCATCGTCTTCAGCATGCTTTTTTCAAAAAAGCTGACATCAGGTTTAAAGAAGCTATCTTTTGCTGCAAATGAACTTCAGCAGCATAATTTGGATATTCGAATCCCGTTGTCAGGTCTGCCTACAGAAGTGAAGCAAATTGCTATCTCTTTCAATAACCTTGCAGAATCCTTGGCGAGGGAAGAAATGCTTCGGAAGCAATTTACCGGTGACCTGGCACATGAACTAAGGACGCCCCTGGCGACTTTAAGAAGTCAAATTGAAGCCTTTCAGGATGGAATTTGGGAGCCAACACCACAGCGGTTACAGGTAAGTCACGAAGAGTTGATGCGGTTAGTAAGACTAGTGAATGAACTAGAAAAATTACTCGCTGCTGAAAATCCGCAAATTAGGCTGGAAAAAATAGAATTAGAGGCTGGTAGTGTATTAGAGGCATTGTACGAAATGTTTATGCCTATCTTTAAGGAAAAAGGTGTTCATCTTCACATCGAGGAACCGAAACAGGAGGAATTGTTTGAGGCGGACAAAGACAAGCTCATGCAAATCCTTTCAAACATACTTAATAATGCATTGAAATATACACCAGAAGGGAAGAATGTCACCCTTTCCGTCCAAGCGGATAAGGAAGGCTATGTTGGCTTCAAAATTCAAGATGAAGGCTCAGGTATGGCCGAAGATGATATTCCGCATATATTCGAACGGTTCTATCGCGGTGACAAATCACGAGACCGAAAAACAGGCGGGGTCGGCATTGGTCTCTCCATTGTTAAGGCCTTAATGGATGCCCACAAAGGATTAATCAAAGTAAAAAGTAAACTAAACAAGGGAACCAGCATCACCTTATGGTTTCCACAAGAATACTAA
- a CDS encoding flotillin family protein — translation MEFSIIWIIIGIVALILIALIGVFITKYRTAGPDEALIITGSFLGNGSVHVDESGNKIKIIRGGGSFILPVFQQAKPISLLSSKLEVTTPEVYTEQGVPVMADGVAIIKIGGSISEIATAAEQFLGKPKEDRENEAREVLEGHLRSILGSMTVEEIYKNRDKFSQEVQRVASQDLAKMGLVIVSFTIKDVRDKNGYLDSLGKPRIAQVKRDADIATAEAEKETRIKKAEAAKEAKRSELERATEIAEAEKTNQLKVADFRREQDIAKARADQAYDLESARSKQEVMEQEMQIKIIERQKQIELEEKEIQRRERQYDSEVKKKADADRYSVEQSAAADKAKQMAEAEANKYRIEAMAKAEAERIRLDGLAKAEAQKAQGSTEAEIIRLKGLAEAEAKEKIAEAFEQFGQAAILDMVIKMLPEYAKQVAAPLSNIDKITVVDTGGGSGENGGANKITSYATNLMASLQESLKASSGIDVKELIENYSGKGNVRKSIEELTDEVKKKTE, via the coding sequence ATGGAATTTAGTATTATTTGGATTATTATCGGTATTGTCGCACTTATTCTTATTGCTTTAATTGGCGTTTTTATCACAAAGTATAGAACAGCTGGACCTGACGAAGCACTTATCATAACAGGTAGCTTCCTCGGTAACGGGAGTGTGCATGTCGACGAATCAGGAAACAAAATCAAGATTATCCGCGGCGGAGGTAGTTTTATTTTACCAGTATTCCAACAAGCAAAGCCGATTAGCTTGCTTTCAAGTAAACTCGAGGTAACCACTCCTGAGGTCTATACAGAGCAAGGTGTGCCGGTTATGGCGGATGGTGTCGCGATTATTAAAATTGGCGGTTCTATTAGTGAAATCGCGACGGCTGCTGAGCAGTTTCTTGGCAAGCCGAAGGAAGACCGCGAAAACGAAGCAAGAGAAGTTCTTGAGGGGCATCTACGGTCGATTCTTGGCTCTATGACGGTAGAAGAAATTTATAAAAACCGTGACAAATTTTCGCAGGAGGTCCAAAGGGTAGCATCACAGGATCTAGCGAAAATGGGGTTAGTCATTGTCTCGTTCACTATTAAAGATGTTCGTGATAAAAATGGCTACCTTGACTCACTTGGTAAGCCGCGTATTGCACAAGTAAAAAGGGATGCTGATATTGCTACGGCCGAGGCAGAGAAAGAAACACGGATTAAAAAAGCGGAAGCCGCTAAGGAAGCAAAACGCAGTGAACTAGAGCGCGCAACTGAAATCGCTGAAGCAGAGAAAACGAATCAGCTGAAAGTTGCTGATTTCCGCCGTGAGCAAGATATAGCCAAAGCCCGTGCCGACCAAGCGTATGATCTTGAAAGTGCACGTTCGAAGCAAGAGGTAATGGAGCAAGAAATGCAAATCAAGATCATCGAAAGACAAAAGCAAATCGAACTAGAAGAAAAAGAAATTCAGCGTCGCGAACGCCAATATGATTCTGAAGTGAAGAAAAAGGCCGATGCAGACCGTTACTCCGTTGAGCAATCAGCAGCAGCGGATAAAGCGAAGCAAATGGCGGAGGCAGAAGCAAATAAGTACCGTATTGAAGCTATGGCGAAGGCGGAAGCAGAGCGAATCCGCTTAGACGGTTTGGCGAAAGCAGAAGCACAAAAGGCCCAGGGTTCCACGGAAGCAGAAATTATCCGCTTAAAAGGTTTGGCAGAAGCAGAAGCGAAAGAAAAAATTGCCGAAGCGTTCGAGCAATTCGGGCAAGCGGCAATCTTGGATATGGTCATTAAAATGCTTCCAGAATATGCGAAGCAAGTGGCTGCTCCATTATCTAATATCGATAAAATTACGGTCGTGGACACGGGCGGTGGCTCAGGTGAAAACGGCGGTGCCAATAAAATCACCAGCTACGCAACGAATCTAATGGCGAGCCTTCAGGAATCCTTAAAGGCTTCAAGCGGCATTGATGTGAAAGAACTAATTGAAAACTATTCAGGTAAAGGCAATGTGAGAAAAAGCATTGAGGAATTAACAGACGAAGTGAAAAAGAAGACCGAATAA
- a CDS encoding (S)-benzoin forming benzil reductase, translating into MKYAIITGASKGLGEAIAKRLIQEQIAVVSVSRTENEEIKQLAAEKGLFYQHYACNLSLEKEVQEVFMEIAHWIFEKNPKEILLFNNAGVIEPIQTVGNLDQTPIIRNIQVNLIAPIITTNLFFNKAQVTNTAVQVINVTSGAAVRSIEGWSVYCSSKAGINMFTQTAALEQAELKTNNKIIAFSPGVMDTNMQTTIRSSSKEAFKDLERFKEFKEKNTLLQTDTVANALVDLLLSGNVESGKVYNINDLLK; encoded by the coding sequence ATGAAATATGCAATTATAACCGGGGCATCAAAGGGGCTAGGTGAAGCGATTGCGAAACGCCTCATTCAAGAACAAATTGCCGTTGTTTCTGTTTCTAGAACAGAGAACGAGGAAATTAAACAATTGGCTGCCGAAAAAGGGCTATTTTATCAGCACTATGCCTGCAATCTCTCTTTGGAAAAAGAAGTACAGGAAGTATTTATGGAGATTGCCCACTGGATTTTTGAAAAGAATCCTAAAGAGATTCTTCTTTTTAACAACGCAGGCGTTATCGAACCGATCCAGACAGTCGGAAATTTAGATCAAACGCCGATTATCCGTAATATCCAAGTTAATTTAATTGCACCGATCATTACAACCAATCTCTTTTTTAATAAAGCGCAGGTCACAAATACGGCAGTACAGGTCATCAATGTAACCTCCGGGGCAGCCGTTCGTTCAATCGAAGGCTGGAGTGTGTACTGCAGTTCTAAAGCGGGCATTAATATGTTTACACAGACAGCAGCACTCGAACAAGCTGAACTGAAGACGAACAACAAAATCATTGCCTTCAGTCCAGGGGTCATGGATACTAACATGCAGACTACCATTCGCTCTTCCTCAAAAGAAGCGTTTAAAGATTTGGAGCGCTTCAAGGAATTTAAGGAGAAAAATACTCTCTTACAGACAGACACCGTGGCCAATGCATTAGTTGACCTGCTGCTTAGTGGAAATGTAGAAAGTGGAAAAGTCTACAATATTAATGACTTATTAAAGTAA
- a CDS encoding helix-turn-helix transcriptional regulator, with product MEEKAYTPDEVAQLFQISKHTVYELIKRGELQAFKIGNKMRIEHAELERYKGNTKAPATKVQTSPTIAASNHALSIRLSGSHDFLVEHFAKQAVMALNVQIQPSYIGSLEGLMMLYRGQCDIAAIHLLDPTSQEYNLPFIHQLFVYESILVLRLAARQQGFIVAKGNPKSVLDFPDLVRKDVQFINRQKGAGTRFLLDSKLATYGINPSKINGYNDEEWTHLSAASYISRGIADVAFGIQSAASHLDLDFIPVAQEHFDLVFRFTDENKQSLTELIQYLQSPEFKDSLTELEGYSIVDLGKVIYQTTLPEETTC from the coding sequence GTGGAAGAAAAGGCATATACTCCTGATGAAGTGGCCCAACTCTTTCAAATCTCTAAACATACGGTTTATGAGTTAATTAAAAGAGGAGAGTTGCAGGCATTTAAAATCGGAAACAAAATGAGAATTGAGCACGCCGAACTAGAAAGGTACAAAGGGAATACAAAAGCTCCTGCAACGAAAGTTCAAACAAGCCCCACAATCGCGGCCAGCAATCATGCACTGTCAATTCGATTATCAGGGAGTCATGATTTTCTCGTCGAGCATTTTGCAAAACAAGCAGTAATGGCATTAAACGTGCAAATTCAACCTTCTTACATAGGCAGTCTAGAGGGGCTCATGATGCTTTACCGCGGTCAATGTGATATCGCCGCCATTCATCTATTAGATCCGACATCACAAGAATATAACCTGCCATTCATTCATCAGCTTTTTGTCTATGAATCTATTCTAGTCCTTCGATTGGCTGCAAGACAGCAAGGTTTCATCGTTGCAAAGGGCAATCCAAAGAGTGTACTTGATTTCCCTGACCTTGTAAGAAAAGATGTCCAGTTCATCAACCGCCAAAAGGGAGCAGGGACACGATTTTTACTAGACTCTAAGCTAGCAACCTACGGAATTAATCCTAGTAAAATTAATGGTTACAACGATGAAGAGTGGACTCATCTATCGGCGGCTTCTTATATAAGTAGAGGGATCGCAGATGTTGCCTTTGGAATTCAGTCCGCTGCCAGTCATTTAGACCTTGATTTTATTCCAGTTGCCCAAGAACATTTTGATCTTGTGTTCCGATTCACGGATGAGAACAAACAAAGCTTGACGGAGTTAATACAATACCTACAGTCCCCTGAGTTCAAAGATAGTTTAACTGAATTAGAAGGTTATTCTATCGTTGATTTAGGAAAAGTAATCTATCAAACTACTTTACCGGAGGAAACCACATGTTAA
- a CDS encoding substrate-binding domain-containing protein yields MLKNRYVAVLFTFMLLVLSACGNSETKDAAAKDKRTEPKATPTEMILATTTSTQDSGLLDVLIPMFEKQNNVKVKTVAVGTGQALEMGTKGEADALLVHAPVAEKAVVDAGDAINYKRVMYNDFILVGPKENPAGVSGDDVTAAFKKLAEAKATFISRGDDSGTNKKELGIWTLANMKPAGDWYVSTGQGMGQTLQVAAEKKGYVLTDRATWLAQEKNLDTLKIVVEGGKDLMNIYHVMQVNPEKHDKINSKDAEKFVEFMVDPKTQDVIENFGKKDYGQSLFYKYTE; encoded by the coding sequence ATGTTAAAAAATCGCTATGTTGCCGTTTTATTTACTTTCATGCTTTTAGTACTATCTGCTTGCGGTAATTCTGAAACGAAAGATGCAGCTGCTAAAGACAAAAGGACAGAACCTAAAGCTACACCAACAGAAATGATTCTTGCAACAACCACAAGTACCCAGGACAGCGGTTTATTGGATGTCCTCATCCCAATGTTTGAAAAACAAAATAATGTAAAAGTAAAAACGGTTGCCGTTGGCACAGGACAAGCGTTAGAGATGGGAACAAAAGGAGAAGCAGATGCCCTTCTTGTGCATGCCCCTGTAGCTGAAAAAGCTGTCGTTGATGCTGGTGACGCCATTAACTACAAACGAGTTATGTATAATGACTTCATTCTTGTTGGTCCAAAAGAGAATCCAGCGGGTGTCAGCGGTGATGACGTTACTGCTGCGTTCAAGAAGCTGGCAGAGGCGAAAGCTACTTTTATTTCCCGTGGGGACGACTCTGGTACAAACAAAAAAGAACTTGGCATCTGGACTTTAGCGAACATGAAGCCTGCAGGTGACTGGTATGTTTCAACAGGTCAAGGTATGGGTCAAACGTTACAGGTGGCGGCAGAGAAAAAAGGCTATGTGCTAACAGACCGTGCTACTTGGCTTGCCCAAGAGAAAAACTTAGACACTCTTAAAATTGTTGTTGAAGGCGGCAAGGATTTAATGAACATTTATCATGTCATGCAAGTAAATCCTGAAAAGCATGATAAAATTAATAGCAAGGATGCGGAAAAATTCGTAGAATTTATGGTAGATCCAAAAACCCAAGATGTAATTGAAAACTTCGGAAAGAAAGACTACGGTCAATCTTTGTTCTATAAATATACTGAATAG
- a CDS encoding ABC transporter permease — translation MELLLDGLKKAFEMIFSGDPEVFEITWLTLKVCLISILLSTLLGLPLGILLGLTRFRGRRILLLFINMGMGLPPVVAGLWITMFLWRSGPLGDWSLLYSPTAIVMAQVLVSLPIITSLICSAFQQINDKMLLQIKALGATKLQTLVILVKQSKIAILAAIMAGFGRVIAEVGAAMMVGGNIQGDTRILTTTIVMEVSKGNFDIALALSFILLTVALLITAILTFLQQRKRFS, via the coding sequence ATGGAACTTTTACTAGATGGACTTAAAAAAGCATTTGAAATGATCTTCTCTGGAGACCCAGAGGTATTTGAAATTACATGGCTGACTCTAAAGGTCTGTTTAATTTCCATCCTATTAAGCACCCTGCTTGGACTTCCCTTGGGTATCCTACTTGGACTAACAAGATTCAGAGGCCGCAGAATCCTTCTGCTTTTTATTAATATGGGAATGGGGCTTCCCCCAGTGGTTGCGGGACTTTGGATTACCATGTTTTTATGGCGTTCCGGGCCATTAGGGGACTGGTCCCTGCTGTATAGTCCAACAGCCATTGTCATGGCACAGGTATTAGTTTCCCTACCCATTATTACAAGCTTAATTTGTTCCGCCTTTCAGCAAATTAATGATAAAATGCTCCTGCAAATCAAAGCCCTTGGAGCAACGAAGCTGCAAACATTAGTCATTCTCGTCAAACAATCTAAGATTGCTATTCTAGCTGCAATCATGGCTGGGTTTGGCCGGGTCATTGCCGAGGTTGGGGCTGCCATGATGGTAGGCGGCAATATTCAAGGAGACACCCGAATTTTGACTACTACGATTGTGATGGAAGTATCTAAAGGTAATTTCGATATTGCCCTCGCACTCTCATTTATCCTATTGACCGTAGCCCTATTAATCACAGCCATCTTAACCTTTTTACAGCAAAGGAAGCGATTTTCATGA